In Dioscorea cayenensis subsp. rotundata cultivar TDr96_F1 unplaced genomic scaffold, TDr96_F1_v2_PseudoChromosome.rev07_lg8_w22 25.fasta BLBR01000369.1, whole genome shotgun sequence, the following are encoded in one genomic region:
- the LOC120254159 gene encoding leucine-rich repeat extensin-like protein 6, producing the protein MSTKLSHVIPSLLLLFFVISTNGWDQSESPPECPYPCLPPPTSVTNCPPPPPSPPTEPVVYPSPPPPTPPYLPSPAFPSPYLPFYPPPYVSFPAPPPPNPILPYFPWYYITPPSSSSSSSSSPSIKKLGALLAMVLAGLLPYY; encoded by the coding sequence ATGTCAACCAAGCTCTCCCACGTCATCCcctcccttcttctccttttctttgtaATCTCAACCAATGGTTGGGATCAATCAGAGTCACCTCCTGAGTGTCCTTATCCATGTCTCCCTCCACCGACATCAGTCACAAACTGCCCTCCACCGCCACCTTCACCTCCTACAGAGCCAGTGGTCtacccttctcctcctcctcctactCCTCCTTACCTTCCTTCTCCGGCATTTCCTTCTCCTTATCTACCATTCTATCCTCCACCTTATGTTAGCTTCCCGGCACCTCCTCCTCCCAACCCCATCCTCCCTTATTTCCCTTGGTACTACATAACACCGCCgtcatcctcatcatcttcttcgtcttctcctTCCATAAAAAAGCTTGGAGCTTTGCTTGCAATGGTTCTTGCCGGGTTACTTCCTTATTATTAA
- the LOC120254157 gene encoding LOW QUALITY PROTEIN: protease Do-like 7 (The sequence of the model RefSeq protein was modified relative to this genomic sequence to represent the inferred CDS: inserted 1 base in 1 codon), translated as MGETEEVLDRLGSEAEESGMKSDLAMEIDDALPTEGVATAEDWRRTLSKVVPSVVVLRTNGSRAFDTESAGAGYATGFIVDKTRGIILTNRHVVKPGPVVAEAMFVNREEIPVHPMYRDPVHDFGFFRYDPKAIKFLSYEEIPLAPEAACVGLEIRVVGNDSGEKVSILAGTLARLDREAPHYKKDGYNDFNTFYMQAASGTKGGSSGSPVIDCQGRAVALNAGSKSSSASAFFLPLERVVRALYLIQKSWDAYGSISEAVTIPRGTLQVTFLHKGFDETRRLGLQSTTEKMVRHVSPIGETGMLVVDSVVPGGPAYKLLEPGDVLVRVNDGVVTQFLKLETILDDSIGREIELEIERGGALMAVKLMVQDLHSITPNFFLEVSGAVIHPLSYQQARNFRFNCGLVYVAESGYMLSRASVPRHAIIKKLAGEDISKLDDLISVLAKLTKGSRVPLEYVSYTDRYRNKSVLVTVDRQEWYAQPLIYTRNDSTGLWTARPAILADSLLLTSSIRRTPFETEFTTTTLADVSSHLEDKHQYGNIGCADGYARIQADEEIAVEQSHLCEDANTNKKRRREEEDSNIEGSSASNGTMPELKERRFECPSNLENADLSDSRVATATNASLTATNSSPAEHVIEPALVMFEVHVPPSCMLDGVHSAHFFGTGVIVHHSENMGLAVVDRNTVAVSACDVMLSFAAFPIEIPGEVVFLHPVHNYALVAYDPSALGAGASIVRAAELLPEPALRRGDSVYLVGLSRSLQATSRRSTVTNPCAAINIGSADSPRYRATNMEVIELDTDFGNTFSGVLTDEYGRVQALWASFSTQLKYGCSSLEDHQFVRGIPIYAISEVLDKIINGASGPTLLINGIKRPMPLVRILEVELYPTLLSKARSFGLNDSWVQALAKKDPIRRQVLRVKGCLAGSKAETLLEQGDMILAINKEPITCFRDIEKACQDLDKCIDGLNMTIFRQGHEMELVVGTDIRDGNGTTRMVNWCGCIIQDPHPAVRSLGFLPEEGHGVYVARWCHGSPVHRYGLYALQWIVEVNGKLTPDLETFVNVVKELEHGEFVXVRTVHLNGKPRVLTLKQDLHYWPTWELKFDPESTTWREKQLKHWTTALHDNYLVAEVFLPESSSKHSLLHIHRYTWPSVNIGWGNFS; from the exons ATGGGGGAGACGGAGGAGGTGTTGGATAGGCTCGGATCGGAGGCTGAGGAATCGGGCATGAAGAGCGATCTTGCCATGGAGATTGATGACGCTCTCCCGACCGAGGGTGTTGCCACGGCTGAGGACTGGCGTCGGACGCTTTCCAAGGTGGTGCCTTCCGTCGTCGTGCTTCGCACCAACGGTTCCCGCGCCTTCGACACTGAATCCGCAGGTGCCGGCTATGCTACCGGCTTTATCGTGGACAAGACCCGAGGCATCATCCTCACCAACCGGCATGTTGTGAAACCTG GGCCTGTGGTGGCGGAGGCGATGTTTGTGAACCGTGAGGAGATTCCAGTTCACCCCATGTACAGAGATCCT GTTCATGATTTTGGATTTTTCCGCTATGATCCTAAAGCAATTAAATTTCTAAGCTACGAGGAAATTCCTCTTGCACCAGAAGCTGCATGTGTTGGTCTTGAAATCCGGGTGGTTGGTAATGACAGTGGTGAAAAG GTCTCAATTTTGGCTGGAACTCTTGCTCGTCTTGATAGGGAAGCACCTCACTATAAAAA GGATGGATACAATGATTTCAATACATTCTACATGCAG GCTGCATCCGGGACAAAAGGAGGGTCAAGTGGTTCACCAGTCATAGACTGCCAAGGAAGAGCTGTTGCTCTCAATGCAGGGAGCAAATCATCCAGTGCTTCTGCATTTTTCCTTCCTTTAGAACGA GTTGTGAGGGCGTTATATTTAATTCAGAAGAGTTGGGATGCATATGGAAGCATATCTGAGGCAGTGACTATTCCTCGTGGTACACTTCAG GTGACTTTTTTGCATAAAGGATTTGATGAAACACGCCGGCTTGGACTTCAAAGTACAACAGAAAAG ATGGTCAGGCATGTTTCACCTATTGGCGAGACAGGAATGCTTGTTGTTGATTCAGTG GTCCCTGGTGGTCCAGCATACAAGCTTTTGGAACCTGGTGATGTCCTGGTTCGTGTGAACGATGGG GTAGTTACGCAGTTTCTTAAACTGGAGACAATTCTTGATGATAGTATTGGCAGGGAGATAGAATTGGAGATTGAAAGGGGTGGTGCATTGATGGCAGTGAAGTTGATG GTTCAGGATTTGCATTCTATTACTCCAAATTTTTTCTTGGAAGTGAGTGGTGCAGTCATCCATCCACTGTCCTATCAGCAG GCTCGGAATTTTCGCTTTAATTGTGGCCTTGTGTATGTTGCAGAATCTGG GTATATGCTATCCCGGGCATCTGTACCCCGACATGCCATTATAAAGAAGCTTGCGGGAGAAGATATATCAAAGTTAGATGATCTAATCTCAGTTCTTGCAAAATTGACAAAAGGTTCTCGGGTGCCTTTGGAATATGTGAGCTACACAGACCGCTATCGGAATAAG TCGGTACTGGTCACAGTTGACCGTCAAGAATGGTATGCTCAACCTCTGATATATACTCGGAATGATAGCACTGGGTTGTGGACAGCTCGACCAGCAATATTGGCAGATTCTCTTCTGCTAACTTCTTCCATTCGTCGAACACCATTTGAGACAGAATTTACTACAACTACATTGGCTGATGTTTCCAGTCATTTAGAAGATAAGCACCAATATGGAAACATAGGTTGTGCTGATGGATATGCTAGGATTCAAGCTGATGAGGAAATTGCTGTTGAGCAATCACATTTGTGCGAGGATGCTAACACCAATAAGAAAAGGCGACGAGAAGAGGAGGATTCAAACATAGAAGGTAGCAGTGCATCTAATGGAACCATGCCTGAGCTCAAAGAAAGGAGATTTGAATGCCCTTCAAACTTAGAAAATGCTGATCTTTCAGACAGCCGTGTGGCGACAGCAACTAATGCTTCACTAACAGCTACTAATTCTTCGCCAGCAGAACATGTTATTGAGCCTGCCCTTGTAATGTTTGAG GTTCATGTCCCGCCATCATGCATGCTTGATGGCGTGCACTCTGCACATTTTTTTGGAACAGGAGTTATTGTACATCACTCAGAAAATATGGGGTTGGCTGTTGTTGACAGAAATACTGTTGCTGTATCAGCTTGTGATGTTATGCTCTCATTCGCTGCATTTCCCATTGAAATCCCTGGAGAG GTTGTTTTTCTGCATCCTGTTCATAACTATGCACTTGTTGCTTATGATCCTTCTGCTTTGGGAGCTGGGGCGTCCATTGTCCGTGCAGCGGAGCTTCTTCCTG AACCTGCTTTGCGTCGTGGAGATTCTGTCTACCTTGTGGGGTTAAGTAGGAGTTTGCAGGCAACATCAAGAAGATCTACTGTTACAAATCCTTGCGCGGCTATAAATATCGGGTCAGCTGATAGTCCACGCTACCGTGCCACCAATATGGAAGTCATTGAGCTTGATACTG ATTTTGGCAATACTTTCTCTGGTGTGCTAACTGATGAGTATGGAAGAGTACAAGCACTATGGGCAAGCTTTTCTACTCAG CTGAAATATGGTTGCAGTTCTTTGGAGGATCATCAGTTCGTTAGAGGAATACCTATATATGCAATTAGTGAAGTCCTTGATAAGATAATCAATGGTGCGTCAGGACCTACACTTCTAATCAATGGCATTAAGAGGCCAATGCCTCTTGTTAGGATTTTGGAGGTAGAGCTTTACCCAACCCTACTTTCTAAGGCAAGAAGTTTTGGGCTCAATGACAGTTGGGTGCAG GCTCTTGCCAAAAAGGATCCAATAAGAAGACAAGTCCTGCGCGTTAAAGGTTGTTTGGCTGGATCAAAAGCTGAGACCTTATTAGAGCAAGGAGACATGATCCTGGCAATTAATAAAGAACCCATAACATGTTTCCGAGATATAGAAAAGGCTTGCCAAGATCTAGACAAATGCATTGATGGACTTAATATGACTATATTTCGACAG GGGCATGAAATGGAACTTGTAGTTGGAACTGATATCAGAGATGGCAATGGCACAACTCGAATGGTGAATTGGTGTGGATGCATAATTCAAGATCCACATCCAGCTGTTCGTTCTCTTGGATTTCTTCCAGAAGAAGGGCATGGTGTGTATGTGGCAAG GTGGTGCCATGGGAGTCCAGTGCACAGATATGGTTTATACGCCCTCCAGTGGATAGTTGAAGTCAATGGGAAACTCACCCCAGACCTGGAAACTTTTGTAAACGTCGTGAAG GAGCTAGAACATGGAGAGTTTG CAGTGAGGACAGTTCACTTGAATGGAAAGCCCCGGGTGTTGACATTAAAACAAGACCTTCACTACTGGCCTACATGGGAGCTGAAGTTTGATCCAGAAAGCACAACATGGCGCgagaaacaattaaagcattgGACAACAGCATTGCATGATAATTATCTAGTTGCTGAAGTTTTTCTTCCTGAATCATCCTCCAAGCATTCATTACTTCATATACACAGATACACCTGGCCATCAGTCAACATTGGATGGGGCAACTTTTCTTGA
- the LOC120254158 gene encoding LOW QUALITY PROTEIN: uncharacterized protein LOC120254158 (The sequence of the model RefSeq protein was modified relative to this genomic sequence to represent the inferred CDS: deleted 1 base in 1 codon), giving the protein MKNLAGPKSQPLRRLRKPGAPSPAPKHPLILNGDAAVHSLVPGSDSPANAALVKRVSGWSLSSTDTDIAVLVSSLSKTLTRKLKNLRSLNRDEFVGLLGSFFQKCAERIGLAISVDPSDPSFIPKAIEKLGFVIGREAAGLILEGCLILEVWEVIETLILQKLAGNLNSVNLVEKLIEKNQSELLCLCVREISDLKSSELVLILKFFLSPTDDSLNSMILVRKKLENDALFAIEKATHRGLDEKVTALAREASILLAMAHDRFSSSEVCLHYVFGSSNLDDLVLSSAILRLDGSEVLTLVRYFIKWLEKYQRFPEAGPCPSAMPVLGLTVCDSIPSLESVARGLGLVLDEHFSYLVLSSEFHEEMRAIERLVKSFASEAELCLPVNEIIKHLQLEARQY; this is encoded by the exons atgaaaaacctAGCTGGTCCAAAGTCCCAG CCATTACGGCGGCTGCGGAAGCCAGGGGCTCCATCGCCAGCGCCGAAACATCCTCTCATCCTCAACGGCGACGCTGCAGTTCATTCCCTCGTTCCTGGAAGTGACTCCCCTGCAAACGCCGCCCTCGTCAAGCGCGTCTCTGGGTGGAGCCTTTCCAGCACTGATACGGATATTGCTGTTCTTGTTTCCAGCCTTTCCAAAACCCTAACTCGCAAGCTCAAGAACCTTAGATCGCTGAATCGAGACGAGTTCGTAGGTCTTCTCGGCTCGTTCTTCCAGAAGTGCGCTGAAAGGATCGGCCTTGCCATCAGTGTCGACCCCTCCGACCCTAGTTTCATCCCCAAAGCGATTGAAAAGTTGGGGTTTGTGATTGGAAGGGAAGCCGCGGGACTGATTCTTGAAGGATGTCTTATTCTGGAGGTTTGGGAGGTAATCGAAACCCTCATCTTGCAAAAGCTTGCAGGGAATCTAAACTCTGTGAACTTAGTTGAAAAGCTCATCGAGAAAAACCAATCAGAATTGCTCTGTTTGTGTGTTAGAGAAATCTCAGACCTTAAGTCTTCTGAGCTTGTTTTGATTCTCAAATTCTTCTTATCCCCAACTGATGATTCTTTGAATAGTATGATCTTAGTgaggaaaaagttggaaaatgaCGCTCTTTTTGCTATTGAGAAGGCAACTCACAGAGGTTTAGATGAAAAGGTGACGGCTTTAGCTAGAGAAGCTTCCATCTTGCTAGCCATGGCTCATGACAGGTTTTCATCTTCGGAGGTGTGCCTACATTATGTGTTTGGATCTTCAAATTTGGATGATCTTGTGCTTTCATCTGCGATTTTGAGACTTGATGGGTCAGAGGTTTTGACACTTGTTAGGTACTTTATCAAGTGGCTGGAGAAGTACCAGAGATTTCCCGAAGCTGGGCCTTGCCCCTCAGCAATGCCAGTTTTGGGTTTAACCGTTTGTGATAGTATTCCTTCACTTGAATCAGTGGCCAGGGGATTGGGGTTGGTCTTAGATGAGCATTTCTCCTATTTGGTTCTGAGTTCTGAGTTCCATGAGGAGATGAGAGCAATTGAGAGACTAGTGAAATCT TTTGCATCAGAAGCTGAGTTGTGTTTGCCCGTGAATGAGATTATCAAGCATTTGCAGTTGGAAGCAAGGCAGTATTGA